A single genomic interval of Lacrimispora sphenoides JCM 1415 harbors:
- a CDS encoding amino acid ABC transporter permease — MNFNTAHFYESFLYGMKYFPNTLRLVFIPLAIGLTLGTVIALVRVYKVPVLCKLLGIFVTVYQGVPIVVALMIYNLVFMLKFNDLAEFLHIKTKASDVDNIWVGIFALSLTAVCSISEAIRGALLSIDKGQDEAGYSVGLTKVQNIRRIIIPQMIPVAIPTLINHVVGLIKASSVVMAIGIIEIVAGATIPSSRTYSFFEGYVAAAVIYWAFTIMIEYLAKVLRRHTGRFRRNPYD; from the coding sequence ATGAATTTTAATACAGCTCATTTTTATGAAAGCTTTCTTTATGGTATGAAGTATTTTCCCAATACCCTGAGGCTTGTGTTCATTCCGCTGGCCATTGGCCTGACGCTGGGAACAGTGATTGCGCTGGTCAGGGTCTATAAAGTGCCTGTTCTCTGTAAGCTTCTTGGGATTTTTGTTACCGTATATCAGGGTGTTCCCATTGTGGTGGCTCTGATGATATATAACCTGGTTTTCATGCTCAAATTCAATGACCTGGCAGAATTCCTACATATTAAAACAAAAGCTTCTGATGTAGATAATATCTGGGTAGGAATTTTTGCATTGAGCCTTACAGCGGTGTGTTCCATATCAGAGGCCATCCGGGGAGCCCTGCTGTCCATTGACAAGGGGCAGGATGAAGCCGGATATTCCGTGGGGCTTACAAAGGTCCAGAACATCAGGAGGATCATTATCCCCCAGATGATCCCGGTAGCGATCCCCACCCTGATCAATCATGTGGTCGGCTTAATCAAGGCCTCCTCCGTAGTCATGGCCATCGGTATTATTGAAATCGTGGCAGGAGCCACCATTCCAAGCTCCCGGACGTATTCCTTTTTTGAAGGATATGTGGCGGCCGCAGTCATATACTGGGCATTTACCATTATGATCGAATACCTGGCAAAGGTCTTAAGGCGCCATACAGGCAGATTTAGGAGGAATCCATATGATTGA
- a CDS encoding amino acid ABC transporter permease — MDKLFGWERFFENIPKILPYLSVTFRIVVYATGFGVLLAAFIVLAELKKIPVLNPFFKVYVSFMRGTPMLVQLMIIYYGIPALIDPVFGTNINRGFRAVTFAYITFILNQGAFLSAIFYGAITSIPYGQTEAGFSVGLTELQTFRRILLPQMLRIALPPFGSDLVGLFQNSSLVFLIGVTDIMGRAKSIGAATKHVLEAYVFVVIIYIVISLTIRLLFYYLNTKLEYGREGVE; from the coding sequence ATGGATAAACTGTTTGGCTGGGAGCGGTTCTTTGAAAATATCCCTAAAATTCTTCCGTATTTATCGGTGACCTTTCGGATTGTGGTTTATGCCACCGGATTCGGAGTGCTTCTTGCCGCGTTCATTGTTCTGGCAGAGCTTAAAAAGATACCGGTCCTGAATCCGTTTTTTAAGGTGTATGTCTCATTCATGAGAGGAACCCCCATGCTGGTACAGTTGATGATTATTTATTACGGGATACCGGCCCTTATTGATCCTGTTTTCGGTACCAACATCAACCGGGGGTTCCGTGCGGTAACGTTTGCTTATATTACCTTTATCTTAAATCAGGGAGCATTTCTTTCTGCCATATTTTACGGTGCAATCACATCCATTCCCTATGGGCAGACAGAGGCGGGCTTCAGTGTGGGACTTACGGAGCTTCAGACCTTTCGAAGAATCCTTTTGCCCCAGATGTTGAGGATTGCCCTGCCTCCCTTTGGCTCTGATCTGGTAGGACTGTTTCAAAATTCCTCTCTTGTATTTCTCATCGGTGTTACGGATATCATGGGAAGGGCCAAATCCATCGGCGCGGCCACAAAGCACGTACTGGAAGCCTATGTGTTTGTGGTGATCATCTATATTGTTATCAGTTTAACAATCCGGCTTCTTTTTTATTACCTGAATACAAAACTGGAGTATGGGAGAGAAGGGGTAGAATGA
- a CDS encoding transporter substrate-binding domain-containing protein, whose translation MMNQWIKKIGLKAVLTALGATMLTGCGKKIAAADTGVTKVVVGTGNAYAPYCYLDEKGDLAGYEYEVLKAVDELLPQYEFEYQTSDFANVLISLDAGKIDLAAHQYEWNKERDEKYLFGKEPYTTYVTYLAVTDDRTDIKSLDDLKGRKIKSSTGSNSVYILENYNKDHPDNPIKIDYVDNSTDEETVTGLVNGVWDATILTKRDTEKLNQNYGGGRDVLKVTGEPVQSSSTYFVYAKDNTGLQEAVDGAVKQLKESGKLAQISKDVIGGDYTESE comes from the coding sequence ATGATGAATCAATGGATAAAAAAAATCGGTTTAAAAGCAGTTCTTACAGCATTGGGAGCGACAATGCTGACAGGATGCGGCAAGAAAATAGCGGCCGCAGACACAGGGGTCACGAAAGTGGTGGTAGGAACCGGTAATGCCTATGCGCCTTATTGCTATCTGGATGAGAAAGGAGACCTTGCCGGATATGAGTACGAGGTTTTAAAGGCAGTGGATGAGCTGCTCCCCCAGTATGAATTTGAATATCAGACCTCAGATTTTGCCAATGTGCTGATTTCCCTTGATGCGGGCAAGATTGATCTTGCAGCTCATCAATACGAATGGAACAAGGAAAGAGATGAAAAATATTTATTTGGAAAAGAACCATATACCACCTATGTGACCTACCTTGCCGTAACAGATGACCGTACGGATATTAAGTCCCTTGATGATTTAAAGGGCCGGAAGATAAAAAGCTCCACCGGGTCAAATTCCGTGTATATCCTGGAGAATTATAATAAAGACCATCCGGATAATCCCATAAAGATTGATTACGTGGATAATTCGACCGATGAAGAGACTGTTACAGGCCTTGTAAACGGTGTCTGGGATGCCACCATCCTGACAAAGCGGGATACGGAAAAGCTGAATCAAAACTATGGAGGCGGCAGGGATGTCTTAAAGGTGACGGGAGAACCGGTCCAGTCTTCTTCCACATACTTCGTATATGCAAAAGACAATACCGGGCTGCAGGAGGCAGTGGATGGAGCGGTAAAGCAATTAAAGGAAAGCGGAAAGCTTGCACAGATATCAAAGGATGTAATCGGCGGGGATTATACGGAAAGCGAGTAA
- a CDS encoding nitrogenase component 1, translating into MAKILDKQRYKCAMSAMQTVQAIERAIPVLHSGPGCAQKLSNSSGSSGYFSPNIYPCTSINERDVVFGGVKKLESTIKHSLDVIDADLYVVLTGCIPEIVGDNTEEVVEGFQDAKKTVIYASTAGFKGNNYKGHEQVVDAIIDQLLERSDIRVKNLVNIWADVPYQDEFWLGNLRELEKLVKELGLTPNTIFGYQRGLSNIKRIPQAEFNLLVSPWVGLNNMKNMEKKLGIPYLHYPTLPIGAFETSKFLREVGGFARVPEEKIESLIAEKEAYYYYYIERYADLFLETRVMSKQFTVVADAQYALGITKFLVNDLGLFPAKQFVTDDTPREFREKVCSYFKELNFGIEAEVSFETDGYKIHNEIKAHDYHGYPLILGGHWEKEIAKQTDAHFLNVSWPVNERLVMNSYYAGYDGGLKLIEDIYSVARTRFN; encoded by the coding sequence ATGGCGAAGATCTTAGATAAACAGAGGTATAAATGCGCAATGAGCGCCATGCAGACCGTTCAGGCAATCGAACGGGCGATTCCTGTCCTTCATTCCGGTCCGGGGTGTGCCCAGAAGCTCTCCAATTCCTCGGGAAGCTCCGGCTATTTTTCACCCAACATCTATCCCTGTACCAGCATCAACGAAAGGGATGTTGTATTCGGAGGCGTTAAAAAGCTTGAGTCAACCATCAAGCATTCCCTGGATGTCATTGATGCCGATTTATATGTGGTATTGACCGGCTGTATCCCGGAGATCGTGGGTGACAACACCGAAGAAGTGGTGGAAGGGTTTCAGGATGCAAAAAAAACGGTCATCTATGCCTCCACCGCAGGCTTTAAGGGCAACAACTACAAGGGCCACGAGCAGGTGGTGGATGCAATCATTGACCAGCTTCTGGAACGGTCAGATATCCGGGTAAAAAATCTGGTGAATATATGGGCGGATGTGCCTTATCAGGATGAGTTCTGGCTGGGAAACTTAAGAGAGCTTGAAAAACTGGTTAAGGAACTTGGTCTTACGCCGAATACGATATTTGGCTATCAAAGGGGATTAAGTAACATAAAGAGGATACCGCAAGCCGAATTTAATTTACTGGTGTCGCCTTGGGTCGGGCTTAATAATATGAAGAACATGGAGAAGAAGCTCGGAATCCCTTACCTCCACTATCCGACCCTCCCTATAGGGGCCTTTGAAACCAGTAAATTCCTTCGGGAAGTGGGCGGGTTTGCAAGAGTGCCAGAGGAGAAGATTGAAAGCCTGATTGCAGAGAAAGAAGCTTATTATTACTACTACATCGAACGCTATGCGGATTTATTCCTGGAGACCAGAGTCATGTCAAAGCAGTTTACGGTGGTAGCCGACGCCCAATATGCCCTTGGCATTACAAAGTTCCTGGTCAATGATCTGGGTTTATTTCCCGCAAAGCAGTTCGTGACGGATGACACCCCAAGAGAATTCAGGGAAAAGGTCTGTTCCTATTTTAAGGAACTGAATTTTGGCATAGAAGCAGAGGTGAGTTTTGAGACCGATGGCTACAAGATCCACAACGAGATCAAAGCCCATGACTATCATGGATATCCCCTGATTCTTGGAGGCCATTGGGAGAAAGAGATCGCAAAGCAGACCGATGCCCATTTCCTTAATGTATCCTGGCCGGTCAATGAAAGACTGGTCATGAACAGCTATTATGCAGGATATGACGGAGGTTTAAAGCTGATCGAAGACATCTATTCCGTTGCCAGAACAAGATTCAATTAA
- a CDS encoding NifB/NifX family molybdenum-iron cluster-binding protein, which translates to MPYKIAVASSDGENIDMNFGAAHEFFIYEVREEGKYALLEIREAQKEAGGSSFCQDGCKGRGCEGSHENQLRVDFITDCRCVICKKIGFHIQKQLEKKAVSAFDVEGKIEDAMEKITWYFHRMDHHQSLRGMANETLIGKEGRE; encoded by the coding sequence ATGCCATATAAAATTGCAGTTGCATCTTCTGATGGTGAGAATATAGATATGAATTTTGGGGCGGCCCATGAATTTTTCATCTATGAAGTGCGAGAAGAAGGGAAGTACGCCCTTTTGGAAATAAGAGAAGCACAGAAGGAAGCCGGGGGGTCTTCCTTCTGTCAGGACGGGTGCAAAGGAAGGGGCTGCGAAGGCTCTCACGAAAACCAACTCAGGGTAGATTTCATAACAGACTGCCGTTGTGTTATCTGCAAAAAGATCGGTTTTCACATTCAGAAACAGCTTGAGAAAAAGGCGGTCAGCGCTTTTGATGTGGAAGGGAAAATTGAAGACGCAATGGAGAAAATCACATGGTATTTTCACCGGATGGATCATCATCAGTCACTTCGGGGAATGGCGAATGAAACATTAATAGGAAAGGAAGGCAGGGAATGA